A stretch of Cupriavidus necator DNA encodes these proteins:
- a CDS encoding AAA domain-containing protein, with translation MTDSTTHGTNTIPDMTGSGEPRMLRALIEAQAGAALPTDDVLVLVLPLFAQVATLHAQGRVAALDRDSILVDEDGALRLRRPDGEAPVMDIGAVHRVQPHPASGLNIVGALQLGHADDGQRDQADLALQLDATAPVARPVYLPGPASWERLVGHHDEIGDIFLLGMVLASLACGLDFADEDDLRSFVAHRRNLFLLHERLHPIVAAVIVEMTEINRHDRATDVAALATRLRTWRDQPLGLDVERALAGTTGATPRRAAVLTHLRDRLFDLSRRNRLLHFRPTAVSVNVTVASVPLMLQIESVRPEHICTWGGPFAADLVAGKPVSLQRWLRFDDQPYLPASLDRLIAETRRDRAEYGFSNLRLVVAFLRWHNLKEAPDERIVTPLLWLPVELVKRKGVRDQYVIQCAGGEAEFNPVLRHYLSQLYDIRLDETVDLGKISLEEIHAGILAQIRRSEPSVELRLVDKAAVRLVRQKALQRMQQFQRRKPGPAAARTGGWLPPYSYAQDDYRPLGRALFEHWVRPSELPQRFEAGAAPGAGPRQPHMSGPAAAESDERQGYVLEESEGHRYAWDLDLTQVTLANFNYRKMSLVRDYAQLLDEPGANPAFDRVFSIDPRDVETQVPAPLAPAEQWNVVGADATQNAAVGLARSQRSFIIQGPPGTGKSQTITNLIADYAGRGKRVLFVCEKRAALDVVFHRLKQSGLDSLCSLIHDSQTDKKAFIADLRACYEQWIAQPHDGDALAARRTQVVEALAAYQQRIDAFESAMASAPEALGDSVRALLRRVAALPAVPEAGPALRERLPALAAWDRQRDLAHRVHRAMRERFGVDSLAAHPFARLSPQLLADERAYGRAEQLCRDAEALFDALDPLLDSTASLTGQDTALEQARAIAADSQWLLDTGLAAHLDLLDAASPAQAALREIRAELESRTQALADAQAATSNWQDKLSPGDTESALALARRLEPSFARWLQPAWWRLRGELKRRYDFGKHAVHPGYGKVLEALAAEHAASAALAAADADSRRRYGVGEMRAFLRALGELERRLQSGAGPRELVAHLRQAVDPVAAARAEAGARESLEKLAQRVRDGLALAADARLGDIAELLRDLREALDDLPDLLPLLRAVHAGDPACAAMLQWLDHAPVQLEALVADEALRRLTRENPVLARFGGAALAQAARAVAQGQRELLALNAQVVRATRHRQFAEHVRVSSLSATMLDADGKAFKKQYATGRRELEHEFGKSMRHRSIRDLCDDETGLVINDLKPIWLMSPLSVSDTLPLSPDLFDVVIFDEASQIPTEEAVPALSRARQVVVVGDEMQLPPTSFFTAGGAEGDDEIVVEEEGERIAINLDSDSLLNQAARNLPATLLAWHYRSRHESLISFSNAAFYDGRLVTIPDRLLEQAEDEAPALRSDQEDAGIAGADALLARPVSFHRLADGVYAERRNAQEANYIARTVRELLRRETGLSLGIVAFSEAQQGAIESALEALAAEDADFAMRLEREYVREDDDQFNGLFVKNLENVQGDERDVIILSICYAPGPDGKMLMNFGPINQRGGEKRLNVIFSRARHRMAVVSTIQAEAITNVHNDGAAALRAFLQFAQASARGQFERAQSVLGALNPGARDAFTREATPDSVRDALAEALRARGHQVHANVGRSQFRCDLAIADPSGQGYALAILLDAPSEPVTDTAERYVFRPGVLRGFGWLVLDIPGKDWLDDRDAVLARIEAMLADGEDRALDVEVEMPVPLAKPAAAQDPASTGEARTDAATASAAQAELVRSLRFEQGTSRKFWRASVRGAELSVTYGRIGSTGQTSVKTFDSAERARREADKLVAEKLRKGYIEA, from the coding sequence ATGACTGACAGCACGACCCACGGCACCAATACCATTCCGGATATGACCGGCAGCGGGGAGCCGCGCATGCTGCGCGCCCTGATCGAGGCGCAGGCGGGCGCGGCGCTGCCCACCGACGACGTCCTGGTGCTGGTGCTGCCGCTGTTCGCGCAGGTTGCCACGCTGCACGCGCAGGGCAGGGTGGCCGCGCTCGATCGCGACAGCATCCTGGTGGACGAGGATGGGGCGCTGCGCCTGCGCCGGCCCGATGGCGAGGCGCCCGTCATGGACATCGGCGCGGTGCATCGCGTGCAGCCGCATCCGGCCTCGGGCCTGAACATCGTCGGCGCGCTGCAGCTCGGCCATGCCGACGACGGACAGCGCGACCAGGCCGACCTGGCGCTGCAGCTTGACGCTACGGCGCCCGTCGCGCGCCCGGTCTACCTGCCCGGCCCGGCCAGCTGGGAACGGCTCGTCGGCCACCACGACGAAATCGGCGACATCTTCCTGCTCGGCATGGTGCTGGCGAGCCTGGCCTGCGGCCTGGACTTCGCCGACGAGGACGACCTGCGCAGTTTCGTGGCGCATCGCCGCAACCTGTTCCTGCTGCATGAGCGCTTGCATCCGATCGTCGCCGCGGTGATCGTCGAGATGACCGAGATCAACCGCCACGACCGCGCCACCGATGTCGCCGCGCTGGCGACCCGGCTGCGCACGTGGCGCGACCAGCCACTCGGCCTGGACGTCGAGCGTGCGCTGGCCGGCACGACCGGTGCCACGCCGCGCCGCGCCGCCGTGCTCACGCACCTGCGCGACCGCCTGTTCGATCTGTCGCGGCGCAACCGCCTGCTGCATTTCCGTCCGACCGCGGTCAGCGTCAACGTCACCGTGGCCAGCGTGCCGCTGATGCTGCAGATCGAAAGCGTGCGGCCCGAGCATATCTGCACCTGGGGCGGACCGTTCGCAGCCGACCTGGTGGCGGGCAAGCCGGTGTCGCTGCAGCGCTGGCTGCGCTTCGACGACCAGCCCTACCTGCCGGCGTCGCTGGACCGCCTGATCGCCGAGACCCGCCGCGACCGCGCCGAGTATGGCTTCAGCAACCTGCGCCTGGTGGTGGCGTTCCTGCGCTGGCACAACCTGAAGGAGGCGCCGGACGAGCGCATCGTGACGCCGCTGCTGTGGCTGCCGGTGGAGCTGGTCAAACGCAAGGGCGTGCGCGACCAGTACGTGATCCAGTGCGCGGGCGGCGAGGCCGAGTTCAACCCGGTGCTGCGCCACTACCTGAGCCAGCTGTACGACATCCGGCTGGACGAGACGGTGGATCTCGGCAAGATCTCGCTCGAGGAGATCCATGCCGGCATCCTCGCGCAGATCCGCCGCTCGGAACCGTCAGTGGAGCTGCGCCTGGTCGACAAGGCCGCGGTGCGGCTGGTGCGGCAGAAGGCGCTGCAGCGGATGCAGCAGTTCCAGCGCCGCAAGCCGGGCCCGGCCGCCGCGCGCACCGGTGGCTGGCTGCCGCCGTACAGCTATGCGCAGGACGACTACCGGCCGCTGGGACGCGCGCTGTTCGAGCACTGGGTGCGGCCGAGCGAGCTGCCGCAGCGCTTCGAGGCGGGCGCCGCACCGGGCGCCGGTCCGCGCCAGCCACACATGAGCGGCCCCGCCGCCGCGGAAAGCGACGAGCGCCAGGGCTACGTGCTCGAGGAGTCCGAAGGCCACCGTTATGCCTGGGACCTGGACCTGACGCAGGTGACGCTCGCCAACTTCAACTACCGCAAGATGTCGCTGGTGCGCGACTACGCGCAGTTGCTGGACGAGCCCGGCGCCAATCCGGCATTCGACCGCGTGTTCTCGATCGATCCGCGCGACGTGGAGACGCAAGTGCCCGCGCCGCTCGCACCGGCCGAGCAGTGGAACGTGGTGGGGGCCGATGCGACGCAGAACGCCGCGGTCGGCCTCGCGCGCAGCCAGCGCAGCTTCATCATCCAGGGCCCGCCGGGCACTGGCAAGTCGCAGACCATCACCAACCTGATCGCCGACTACGCGGGCCGCGGCAAACGCGTGCTGTTCGTCTGCGAGAAGCGCGCCGCGCTCGACGTGGTGTTCCACCGGCTCAAGCAAAGCGGGCTGGACTCGCTGTGCTCCCTGATCCACGACTCGCAGACCGACAAGAAGGCCTTTATTGCCGACCTGCGTGCCTGCTACGAGCAGTGGATCGCGCAGCCGCACGATGGCGACGCGCTGGCTGCGCGCCGCACGCAGGTCGTCGAGGCGCTGGCCGCATACCAGCAGCGCATCGACGCATTCGAGTCGGCGATGGCCAGCGCGCCCGAGGCACTCGGCGACAGCGTGCGTGCGTTGCTGCGCCGCGTGGCCGCGTTGCCCGCTGTGCCCGAGGCAGGGCCTGCGCTGCGCGAGCGCCTGCCGGCGCTGGCCGCCTGGGACCGTCAGCGCGATCTCGCGCACCGCGTGCACCGCGCGATGCGCGAGCGCTTCGGTGTCGACAGCCTGGCCGCGCACCCGTTCGCGCGCCTGTCGCCGCAACTGCTGGCCGACGAGCGCGCCTATGGCCGCGCCGAGCAGCTGTGCCGTGACGCCGAGGCGCTGTTCGATGCGCTCGACCCGCTGCTCGACAGTACCGCCAGCCTGACCGGCCAGGACACCGCGCTGGAGCAGGCACGCGCAATCGCCGCCGACAGCCAGTGGCTGCTCGACACGGGCCTGGCCGCGCATCTGGACCTGCTCGACGCGGCCTCGCCGGCGCAAGCCGCGCTGCGCGAGATCCGCGCGGAGCTGGAGTCGCGCACACAGGCACTCGCCGACGCGCAAGCCGCAACGTCTAACTGGCAGGACAAGCTGAGCCCCGGCGATACCGAATCGGCGCTGGCGCTCGCGCGGCGGCTGGAGCCGTCGTTCGCGCGCTGGCTGCAGCCCGCATGGTGGCGGCTGCGCGGCGAACTGAAGCGCCGCTATGACTTCGGCAAGCACGCCGTCCATCCGGGCTACGGCAAGGTGCTGGAAGCGCTGGCCGCTGAGCACGCCGCGAGCGCCGCGCTGGCGGCGGCCGATGCCGACAGCCGCCGCCGCTACGGGGTCGGCGAGATGCGGGCTTTCCTGCGCGCGCTCGGCGAACTCGAGCGGCGCCTGCAGTCGGGCGCAGGCCCGCGCGAACTGGTCGCGCACTTGCGCCAGGCTGTCGACCCGGTCGCGGCGGCGCGCGCCGAGGCCGGTGCGCGCGAGTCGCTGGAGAAGCTCGCGCAGCGTGTACGCGACGGGCTGGCGCTGGCCGCCGATGCGCGCCTCGGCGACATCGCCGAACTGCTGCGCGACCTGCGCGAGGCGCTGGACGACCTGCCAGACCTGTTGCCGCTGTTGCGCGCGGTGCATGCGGGCGACCCCGCCTGTGCCGCCATGCTGCAGTGGCTCGATCACGCACCGGTGCAGCTCGAGGCGCTGGTCGCCGATGAGGCACTGCGCCGTCTCACGCGCGAGAACCCGGTGCTGGCGCGCTTTGGCGGCGCGGCGCTGGCGCAGGCTGCGCGCGCCGTGGCGCAAGGGCAGCGTGAACTGCTCGCGCTGAACGCGCAAGTGGTTCGCGCCACGCGGCACCGGCAGTTTGCCGAGCACGTGCGCGTGTCCTCGCTGTCGGCCACGATGCTGGACGCCGACGGCAAGGCGTTCAAGAAACAATACGCCACGGGTCGCCGCGAACTGGAGCACGAGTTCGGCAAGAGCATGCGCCACCGCTCGATCCGCGATCTCTGCGACGACGAGACCGGCCTCGTCATCAACGACCTGAAGCCGATCTGGCTGATGAGTCCATTGTCGGTGTCCGACACGCTGCCGCTGTCGCCTGATCTGTTCGACGTGGTGATCTTCGACGAGGCCAGCCAGATTCCGACCGAGGAGGCCGTGCCGGCGCTGAGCCGCGCGCGCCAGGTGGTGGTGGTCGGCGACGAGATGCAGCTGCCGCCGACAAGTTTCTTCACGGCCGGCGGTGCCGAGGGCGACGACGAGATCGTCGTGGAAGAGGAGGGCGAGCGCATCGCGATCAATCTCGATTCGGACAGCCTGCTGAACCAGGCCGCGCGCAACCTGCCCGCCACGCTGCTGGCGTGGCACTACCGCAGCCGTCACGAGTCGCTGATCAGCTTTTCCAACGCGGCGTTCTACGACGGACGCCTGGTCACCATTCCCGACCGTTTGCTGGAGCAGGCCGAGGACGAGGCGCCTGCGCTGCGTTCGGACCAGGAAGATGCCGGCATCGCGGGCGCCGACGCGCTGCTGGCGCGGCCGGTCAGCTTCCACCGGCTGGCCGACGGCGTCTACGCGGAGCGCCGCAATGCGCAGGAGGCGAACTACATCGCCCGGACCGTGCGCGAGCTGCTGCGGCGCGAGACCGGGCTGAGCCTGGGCATCGTGGCGTTTTCAGAGGCGCAGCAGGGCGCCATCGAGTCCGCGCTCGAGGCGCTGGCCGCCGAGGACGCGGACTTCGCGATGCGCCTCGAGCGCGAGTACGTGCGCGAGGACGACGACCAGTTCAACGGACTGTTCGTCAAGAACCTGGAGAACGTGCAAGGCGACGAGCGCGACGTGATCATCCTGAGCATCTGCTACGCGCCGGGGCCGGACGGCAAGATGCTGATGAACTTCGGCCCGATCAACCAGCGCGGCGGCGAGAAGCGGCTGAACGTGATCTTCAGCCGCGCGCGCCATCGGATGGCGGTGGTGTCGACGATCCAGGCCGAGGCGATCACCAACGTGCACAACGATGGCGCGGCCGCGCTGCGTGCGTTCCTGCAGTTCGCGCAGGCCAGCGCGCGCGGGCAGTTCGAACGCGCCCAGTCGGTGCTCGGCGCGCTGAACCCCGGCGCGCGCGACGCCTTCACGCGCGAGGCCACGCCGGACAGCGTCCGCGACGCACTGGCCGAGGCGCTGCGTGCGCGCGGCCACCAGGTGCACGCCAACGTCGGCCGCTCGCAGTTCCGCTGCGACCTGGCCATCGCCGATCCGTCGGGACAAGGCTACGCGCTGGCGATCCTGCTCGATGCGCCGTCCGAGCCGGTGACGGACACCGCCGAGCGCTATGTGTTCCGCCCCGGCGTCCTGCGCGGCTTCGGCTGGCTGGTGCTGGACATCCCCGGCAAGGACTGGCTCGACGATCGGGACGCGGTGCTGGCCCGCATCGAGGCCATGCTGGCCGATGGCGAGGATCGCGCGCTGGACGTGGAGGTCGAGATGCCGGTGCCGTTGGCGAAGCCGGCCGCGGCGCAGGATCCGGCGTCAACGGGCGAGGCCCGGACGGACGCGGCGACGGCATCGGCTGCGCAAGCGGAACTGGTTCGGAGCCTGCGCTTCGAACAGGGCACATCGCGCAAGTTCTGGCGTGCCAGCGTACGCGGGGCGGAGCTCTCCGTCACCTACGGCCGCATCGGCAGCACAGGGCAGACCAGCGTGAAGACCTTCGACAGCGCCGAGCGGGCACGGCGCGAGGCGGACAAGCTGGTGGCGGAGAAACTGCGCAAGGGCTACATAGAGGCGTAG
- a CDS encoding Ohr family peroxiredoxin: MSKIEKVLATGKTHTMHSSAGVTSRGHNGTLDIALSPGNSTTPAHVFTTVQPHPTAEQLFAGAWSACYIAAVGLVAKEMKLELPSDLAVDIEVDLGQTGADYFLQARLNLRAPGLPQDVATQLAHAADAICPYSKATRGNIEVALNVFTS; this comes from the coding sequence ATGAGCAAGATCGAAAAAGTCCTCGCCACCGGCAAGACCCACACCATGCACAGCAGCGCCGGCGTTACCTCACGCGGCCACAACGGCACGCTGGACATCGCGCTGTCGCCCGGCAACAGCACCACCCCGGCGCACGTGTTCACGACCGTCCAGCCCCACCCGACCGCGGAACAATTGTTCGCGGGTGCCTGGTCGGCGTGCTACATCGCCGCGGTCGGCCTCGTGGCCAAGGAGATGAAGCTGGAACTGCCGTCCGACCTGGCCGTGGACATCGAAGTCGACCTGGGCCAGACCGGCGCGGATTACTTCCTGCAGGCACGCCTGAATCTGCGCGCGCCGGGCCTGCCGCAGGATGTCGCTACGCAACTCGCTCACGCCGCCGATGCGATCTGCCCCTACTCGAAGGCAACCCGCGGCAATATCGAGGTGGCGCTGAACGTGTTTACGTCGTAA
- a CDS encoding LysR family transcriptional regulator: MKALDLDVLAMMVAVADTGSISRAAELVHRSQSAVSMQIKALEQALGKPLFVRRPRNMMLTPEGEVLLSFARRMLALRDEAWAAVVRPDVTGRVVLGMPDDYASSLLPAILKKFSATYPKVEIQVIGLPSVALAPMVKDGSVDLVCATRVKGLSGEFIRLEPMVWAASPAAHEIWSERPLPIAVFQSGSVARDIAIRSLEQARIAYRMSYESPSLLGLLSMVEAGLAVAPLARCAVPARFTILGQAQGLPGLAGLELVLARSAKSKRPPCDFLAEQILSELQRWQA; the protein is encoded by the coding sequence GTGAAAGCGCTTGACCTCGATGTCCTGGCCATGATGGTGGCGGTTGCCGATACCGGCAGCATTTCCCGCGCGGCGGAACTCGTGCACCGCTCACAGTCGGCGGTCAGCATGCAGATCAAGGCGCTTGAGCAAGCTTTGGGCAAGCCACTGTTCGTGCGCAGGCCGAGGAACATGATGCTGACCCCGGAAGGCGAGGTCCTGCTGAGCTTCGCGCGCCGCATGCTGGCCCTGCGCGACGAGGCCTGGGCGGCCGTGGTCCGCCCCGACGTGACCGGGCGCGTGGTGCTCGGCATGCCGGACGACTATGCCTCGTCCCTGTTGCCCGCGATCCTGAAGAAGTTTTCCGCGACCTATCCCAAGGTCGAGATCCAGGTCATTGGCCTGCCAAGCGTGGCGCTGGCGCCCATGGTCAAGGACGGATCGGTCGACCTGGTCTGCGCAACGCGAGTGAAAGGGTTGTCCGGGGAGTTCATCCGGCTGGAACCGATGGTGTGGGCCGCATCGCCGGCGGCGCACGAAATCTGGAGCGAGCGGCCGCTGCCCATTGCCGTGTTCCAGTCGGGCAGCGTCGCCCGCGACATTGCGATCCGCAGCCTGGAGCAGGCCAGGATCGCCTATCGCATGTCCTATGAAAGTCCCAGCCTGCTCGGCCTGCTCAGCATGGTCGAAGCGGGACTGGCGGTGGCGCCGCTCGCGCGATGTGCCGTTCCGGCCCGTTTCACCATCCTTGGCCAGGCCCAGGGGCTGCCCGGGCTAGCCGGGCTGGAGCTGGTGCTGGCGCGCAGCGCAAAGTCGAAGCGGCCGCCTTGTGACTTCCTCGCTGAACAGATCCTGTCCGAGTTGCAGCGCTGGCAAGCGTAA
- a CDS encoding M48 family metalloprotease: MDSHAPDRGALVPLAYHATVVDYLRRHEPEVWRWAGARATGADHREALRSMLLRDTYRLEADAHADVHAALAEAMARLGIDAPATLYQSPGHDMNASLVYVPGEVHIILQGPLLDRLSPPELLAVFGHELAHYLLWSRDDGQFLVADRILNDALAAPGASASHRETWRRYALHTELFADRGGAVAARAVAPAVSTLVKVQTGIGSVDAAAYLRQAAEIEAHEAGASAAHSHPETFIRARALALWWEGAADLDPWIETRLHGPLALEKLDLPGQIRLQALTRGFLAHFLAGTPLASEAVLAQVRMMFPDWRDDEPAIGPEGLGPDVADDSVRGYLNALMMDLALADPDQQDAALLRAGQVAQALGSLEALHGNLRRDAGFGKRELDRYQRQLHRELAREGRA; the protein is encoded by the coding sequence ATGGACTCTCACGCCCCGGATCGCGGCGCGCTGGTGCCGCTTGCCTATCACGCAACGGTGGTCGACTACCTGCGCCGCCATGAGCCCGAGGTCTGGCGCTGGGCCGGCGCCCGCGCGACCGGCGCCGATCACCGCGAGGCACTGCGCTCGATGCTGCTGCGCGACACCTACCGCCTCGAGGCGGACGCACATGCCGACGTGCACGCGGCGCTGGCCGAGGCGATGGCGCGCCTCGGCATCGACGCCCCCGCGACGCTTTACCAGTCGCCGGGCCATGACATGAACGCGTCGCTGGTCTACGTGCCGGGCGAGGTCCACATCATCCTGCAGGGGCCGCTGCTGGATCGGCTGTCGCCGCCGGAGCTGCTGGCGGTGTTCGGCCACGAACTGGCCCACTACCTGCTGTGGTCGCGCGACGACGGCCAGTTCCTGGTGGCCGACCGCATCCTGAACGACGCGCTGGCCGCGCCCGGCGCCAGCGCCAGCCATCGCGAGACCTGGCGCCGCTACGCGCTGCACACCGAGCTGTTCGCCGACCGCGGCGGCGCCGTGGCCGCCCGTGCGGTGGCGCCGGCCGTGTCGACGCTGGTCAAGGTGCAGACCGGCATCGGCAGCGTGGACGCGGCCGCCTACCTGCGCCAGGCGGCCGAGATCGAGGCCCACGAAGCGGGCGCGAGCGCCGCCCACAGCCATCCCGAGACCTTTATCCGGGCGCGCGCACTGGCGCTGTGGTGGGAGGGCGCGGCCGATCTCGATCCATGGATCGAAACCCGGCTGCACGGCCCGCTGGCGCTGGAGAAGCTGGACCTGCCGGGACAGATCCGCCTGCAGGCGCTGACGCGCGGCTTCCTGGCCCACTTCCTCGCCGGCACGCCGCTGGCGAGCGAGGCAGTACTCGCGCAAGTGCGCATGATGTTCCCCGACTGGCGCGACGACGAACCAGCGATCGGCCCCGAGGGGTTGGGGCCGGACGTGGCCGACGACAGCGTGCGCGGCTACCTCAACGCGCTGATGATGGACCTGGCGCTCGCCGACCCCGACCAGCAGGACGCGGCGCTGCTGCGCGCCGGCCAGGTGGCGCAGGCGCTCGGCAGCCTGGAAGCGCTGCATGGCAACCTGCGCCGCGACGCCGGCTTCGGCAAGCGCGAGCTGGACCGCTACCAGCGCCAACTCCACCGCGAACTGGCCAGGGAGGGCCGGGCATGA
- a CDS encoding TetR/AcrR family transcriptional regulator produces MARTADKTDIPNRLTKAGRELFTRHGYNATGIQQITDHAGVPKGSFYNHFESKEAFAAVIVAQYAGFLQRSWEAMIDEAPSAPMAAIRYVFARMIAYHESRKLQAGCLIGNFAAEIALSSEVCRAALQSAQLAWRERLASMICEAQAHGDIRADIAAAELSGLAWDAWEGALLRMKLECSVEPLRRSVDLMFDHLFQPAANGGSRRNKP; encoded by the coding sequence ATGGCACGCACTGCAGACAAGACCGACATCCCCAACCGTTTGACGAAGGCGGGGCGCGAACTGTTTACGCGCCACGGCTACAACGCCACCGGCATCCAGCAGATCACCGACCACGCCGGCGTGCCGAAGGGGTCGTTCTACAACCATTTCGAGAGCAAGGAAGCGTTCGCGGCGGTCATCGTCGCGCAATACGCGGGTTTCCTGCAGCGGTCGTGGGAGGCGATGATCGATGAGGCGCCGTCTGCGCCAATGGCAGCGATCCGCTATGTCTTTGCCCGGATGATTGCGTACCACGAATCGAGGAAGCTGCAGGCTGGGTGTCTGATAGGTAACTTCGCGGCGGAGATTGCCTTGTCGAGCGAAGTCTGCCGGGCCGCCCTGCAATCCGCGCAACTGGCGTGGCGCGAACGCCTCGCCAGCATGATCTGCGAGGCCCAGGCGCACGGCGATATCCGTGCCGACATAGCGGCTGCCGAGCTATCCGGGCTGGCGTGGGATGCCTGGGAGGGCGCCTTGCTGCGCATGAAGCTCGAATGCTCTGTCGAGCCGCTGCGCCGCAGCGTCGACCTGATGTTTGACCACCTGTTCCAGCCGGCCGCTAACGGCGGTTCTCGCCGCAACAAGCCATAG
- a CDS encoding MarR family winged helix-turn-helix transcriptional regulator, producing the protein MKPTDKPAATPMLSDFLCFAVYSANLAFGKAYKPVLEQLGLTYTQYITIVALWEQDDQTVGSLGEKLFLESNTLTPILKKLEAMGYVERQRDPEDERQVRVRLTKAGRKLRERRLESSLAGATGLAPDEFARIQKAVASLRNNLIQSVKDSE; encoded by the coding sequence ATGAAACCCACCGACAAGCCCGCCGCAACCCCGATGCTCTCGGACTTCCTGTGCTTCGCGGTCTATTCCGCGAACCTTGCCTTCGGCAAGGCCTACAAACCGGTCCTTGAGCAACTGGGGCTGACCTATACGCAATACATCACCATCGTTGCGCTATGGGAGCAGGACGACCAGACCGTCGGCAGCCTGGGAGAGAAGCTGTTTCTCGAATCGAACACCCTGACGCCGATCCTGAAGAAGCTGGAGGCGATGGGCTATGTGGAGCGGCAGCGCGACCCCGAAGACGAGCGCCAGGTACGTGTGCGCCTGACCAAGGCCGGCCGCAAGCTGCGCGAGCGGCGCCTGGAATCCAGCCTCGCCGGAGCGACCGGCCTGGCCCCGGACGAATTCGCCCGGATCCAGAAGGCAGTTGCGTCGCTGCGCAACAACCTGATCCAGTCGGTGAAAGACAGCGAATGA
- a CDS encoding alkene reductase, whose translation MGVQNEAFLADALFQPIKLGKLELANRMAMAPLTRSRADDNLVPTDMVVEYYSQRASVGLIIAEATQVSTTAQGYTNTPGVYTPEQIAAWKKVTDAVHAKGGRIFLQIWHTGRMSHTHFQPDNQAPVAPSAIAANAKTYINGKGYVECSVPRALETAEIAGIVDDFRTAAANAVQAGFDGVEVHGAHGYLLDAFLRDGTNNRTDAYGGSIENRARFLLEVMAAVVKEIGADRVGVRLAPVSPVNDALESNPQPLFEYVVRELEKLHPVYIHVVEGHTGGPRDNAPFDYEALHRLYTGVWMVNNGYSKEMAEEAIRRGSADMVSFGRKMITNPDLPRRFRENKPLNRPFEDASLYGGNGAHGYVDYPELG comes from the coding sequence ATGGGTGTACAGAACGAAGCCTTCCTCGCCGACGCGCTGTTCCAGCCAATCAAGCTGGGCAAGCTCGAACTGGCCAACCGCATGGCCATGGCGCCGCTCACGCGCAGCCGGGCCGACGACAACCTGGTGCCGACCGACATGGTGGTCGAGTACTACAGCCAGCGCGCCAGCGTAGGCCTGATCATCGCTGAAGCCACCCAGGTCTCGACCACTGCCCAGGGCTACACCAATACGCCGGGCGTCTACACCCCCGAGCAGATTGCTGCCTGGAAGAAGGTGACCGATGCGGTCCACGCTAAGGGCGGCAGGATCTTCCTGCAGATCTGGCACACCGGCCGCATGTCGCACACGCACTTCCAGCCGGACAACCAGGCCCCGGTCGCACCGTCGGCCATCGCTGCCAATGCCAAGACCTATATCAATGGCAAAGGCTACGTCGAATGCTCGGTCCCGCGCGCGCTCGAGACGGCCGAGATCGCTGGTATTGTCGACGACTTCCGCACCGCTGCAGCCAATGCCGTCCAGGCCGGCTTCGACGGTGTCGAAGTCCATGGCGCGCACGGCTACCTGCTTGACGCCTTCCTGCGCGATGGCACGAACAATCGCACCGACGCGTATGGCGGCAGCATCGAAAACCGCGCGCGCTTCCTGCTCGAAGTCATGGCTGCCGTGGTTAAGGAGATTGGTGCCGACCGGGTCGGCGTTCGCCTGGCGCCGGTCTCGCCCGTCAACGACGCGCTGGAGAGCAACCCACAGCCACTGTTCGAATATGTCGTGCGTGAACTGGAGAAGCTGCATCCGGTGTATATCCATGTCGTGGAAGGCCACACCGGCGGCCCGCGCGACAACGCCCCGTTCGACTATGAAGCGCTGCACCGCCTGTACACCGGCGTATGGATGGTCAACAACGGCTACTCCAAGGAGATGGCCGAAGAGGCGATTCGCCGTGGCAGTGCCGACATGGTCTCGTTCGGCCGCAAGATGATCACCAACCCCGACCTGCCGCGCCGCTTCCGCGAAAACAAGCCGCTGAACCGTCCGTTTGAAGACGCGTCGCTGTACGGCGGCAACGGTGCGCACGGCTACGTCGACTACCCCGAGCTGGGCTGA